One genomic window of Pontibacillus halophilus JSM 076056 = DSM 19796 includes the following:
- the uvrB gene encoding excinuclease ABC subunit UvrB: protein MNNQFQLHSNYDPQGDQPRAIEKIKQGILNGERHQTLLGATGTGKTFTMSNVIKEVNKPTLVIAHNKTLAGQLYSEFKEFFPNNAVEYFVSYYDYYQPEAYVPSTDTFIEKDANINDEIDKLRHSATSSLFERNDVIIVASVSCIYGLGSPEEYRNLVLSVRTGMEKDRDQLLRDLVDIQYARNDIDFQRGTFRVRGDSVEIIPASREEHCIRVEFFGDEIDRIREVDALTGEILGDREHVAIFPASHFVTREEKMKVAIKNIEAELHEQLKKFREENKLLEAQRLEQRTQYDLEMMREMGFCSGIENYSRHLTLREAGSTPYTLIDYFPEDFLMIVDESHVTLPQIRGMFNGDQARKNVLVDHGFRLPSALDNRPLTFGEYEKKVNQSVYVSATPGPYEQEHTEEMVEQIIRPTGLLDPEITVRPIQGQVDDLVGEIHARKERNERVLVTTLTKKMSEDLTAYLKDLEIKVAYLHSEIKTLERIEIIRDLRRGKYDVLVGINLLREGLDIPEVSLVTILDADKEGFLRSQRSLIQTIGRAARNENGQVIMYADKMTDSMEIAIEETNRRREKQIAYNKEHGVTPTTIKKEIRDVIQATVASEEQETQDDKPNLSEMSKKEREQVIQNMEQEMKQAAKDLNFERAAELRDLLLELKAEG, encoded by the coding sequence TTGAACAATCAGTTTCAGCTTCACTCAAATTATGATCCTCAAGGAGACCAGCCTCGAGCGATTGAGAAGATTAAGCAAGGAATACTTAACGGAGAACGGCATCAGACGCTTCTAGGTGCAACAGGTACGGGAAAGACATTTACCATGTCCAATGTCATTAAAGAAGTCAATAAGCCAACATTGGTCATCGCACATAACAAAACGCTGGCCGGTCAGCTTTACAGCGAGTTTAAAGAATTCTTCCCGAACAATGCAGTTGAATATTTTGTAAGTTATTACGACTATTATCAGCCAGAAGCCTATGTTCCTTCAACGGATACCTTCATTGAGAAAGACGCTAATATCAATGACGAGATTGATAAATTGCGACACTCTGCAACGTCATCCCTATTTGAACGGAATGACGTGATTATTGTCGCAAGTGTCTCGTGTATTTACGGGTTGGGTTCTCCTGAAGAGTATCGAAATTTAGTCCTATCCGTCCGAACGGGGATGGAGAAAGACCGTGATCAACTTCTACGAGACTTAGTTGATATTCAATATGCGAGGAACGACATTGACTTCCAGCGCGGAACGTTCCGAGTGCGAGGGGATTCAGTCGAAATAATCCCAGCCTCGAGGGAAGAGCATTGTATTCGTGTGGAGTTTTTCGGTGACGAAATTGACCGTATTCGTGAGGTCGATGCGCTCACAGGTGAAATACTAGGCGACCGTGAACACGTAGCAATCTTCCCAGCATCCCACTTCGTAACTCGCGAAGAAAAGATGAAAGTAGCCATTAAGAATATTGAGGCAGAGCTACATGAACAACTGAAGAAGTTCCGAGAAGAGAACAAACTTCTAGAAGCTCAACGTCTTGAGCAGCGAACTCAATATGACTTAGAGATGATGCGCGAAATGGGCTTTTGCTCTGGTATTGAGAACTATTCGAGACATCTAACTTTACGTGAAGCGGGATCGACACCGTATACGCTTATTGACTATTTCCCAGAAGACTTTCTGATGATTGTTGATGAGTCGCACGTTACTTTGCCTCAGATACGAGGAATGTTCAATGGAGACCAAGCACGTAAAAATGTACTGGTTGACCACGGTTTCCGTCTTCCGTCTGCGTTGGATAATCGCCCATTAACATTTGGTGAGTATGAGAAGAAAGTGAATCAATCCGTATACGTGTCTGCGACTCCTGGACCTTATGAGCAAGAGCACACCGAAGAAATGGTAGAACAGATTATTCGACCAACTGGTCTACTAGACCCAGAAATTACGGTACGTCCTATCCAGGGTCAAGTTGATGACTTAGTAGGAGAGATTCATGCTCGTAAGGAGCGTAATGAACGAGTACTTGTCACAACATTGACGAAGAAGATGTCGGAAGATTTAACAGCTTATTTAAAAGACCTTGAAATTAAAGTGGCTTATTTACACTCTGAGATTAAGACGCTAGAACGAATTGAAATTATTCGAGACTTACGACGCGGCAAGTATGATGTGCTTGTCGGCATCAACCTCCTTCGTGAAGGTCTTGATATACCTGAAGTTTCCCTTGTCACCATTCTAGATGCGGATAAGGAAGGCTTCTTGCGTTCACAACGTTCGCTTATTCAAACGATTGGTCGAGCCGCGCGTAATGAAAACGGACAAGTCATTATGTACGCAGATAAGATGACAGATTCAATGGAAATTGCCATCGAGGAAACGAATCGCCGTCGAGAGAAACAAATAGCCTATAACAAAGAACATGGCGTGACGCCAACGACGATTAAGAAGGAAATTCGGGACGTCATCCAAGCAACTGTTGCCTCTGAAGAGCAGGAAACTCAAGATGATAAACCGAACTTGTCCGAAATGAGTAAGAAAGAACGAGAACAAGTCATTCAAAATATGGAACAAGAAATGAAGCAGGCTGCGAAAGACCTTAACTTTGAAAGAGCTGCTGAGCTTCGAGACCTACTATTGGAACTTAAAGCGGAAGGATGA
- a CDS encoding peptide chain release factor 3, with the protein MTIQDEVNKRRTFAIISHPDAGKTTLTEKFLLFGNLIRESGTVKGKKSGKFATSDWMDIEKKRGISVTSSVMHFDYEGYAVNILDTPGHEDFSEDTYRTLTAVDSVVMVIDGTKGIEPQTIKLFKVCKMRGIPIFTFINKLDREGKDPFELLDEIEEVLGIETYAMNWPAGMGKRFLGIFDRLEDRFIQYTGNEEENVIPGSEYDQYPELTESGTFQSAKEEVELLQEAGEPYSMEAIQNGEQTPVFFGSALAPFGVESFFNTFLNMAPSPAPRKASGDLVAPEKEQFSGFIFKIQANMNPAHRDRVAFVRVCSGKFERGMNVTLHRTGKAFKVSQTQQFVASSRETVEEAYAGDIIGIYDPNVYRIGDTLVEGKNTFEYEELPQFPPELFKRATVKNVMKSKQFKKGMEQLVQEGAIQLFRGAKMDEYIVGAVGELQYDVFEYRLKNEYNVEVIFETIGERIPRWLKEEQVDYSLFDDRSKLVKDREGNHLALFKNDFSLRWFKDKHPDIELIDLFESNEYSQ; encoded by the coding sequence ATGACGATTCAAGATGAAGTAAACAAGAGGCGCACGTTCGCCATTATCTCTCACCCTGACGCAGGGAAAACAACACTAACTGAGAAATTTCTGTTATTCGGAAACTTAATTCGAGAATCCGGAACAGTTAAAGGGAAGAAGTCAGGGAAATTCGCTACATCAGATTGGATGGATATTGAGAAGAAGCGAGGCATCTCTGTAACGTCCTCCGTCATGCACTTTGACTATGAAGGCTACGCAGTTAATATCTTGGATACCCCGGGACACGAAGACTTTAGTGAGGATACCTACCGCACCCTCACAGCTGTTGATAGCGTAGTTATGGTGATTGATGGAACAAAGGGGATTGAACCCCAGACCATCAAGCTCTTTAAAGTTTGTAAGATGAGAGGGATTCCAATCTTCACGTTCATTAACAAATTAGACCGTGAAGGGAAAGACCCATTTGAGTTATTGGATGAAATTGAAGAGGTTCTTGGAATTGAGACTTATGCAATGAATTGGCCAGCTGGGATGGGTAAGCGATTCCTTGGGATCTTCGACCGTCTAGAAGACCGCTTCATTCAGTATACTGGGAACGAAGAAGAGAACGTCATTCCAGGCTCAGAGTATGACCAGTATCCTGAACTCACAGAGAGTGGAACGTTCCAATCCGCTAAGGAAGAAGTTGAATTGCTACAGGAAGCGGGAGAACCTTATTCTATGGAAGCCATTCAGAATGGAGAACAAACTCCGGTATTCTTCGGTAGTGCATTGGCACCCTTTGGGGTGGAATCCTTCTTTAATACGTTCTTAAACATGGCACCTTCTCCAGCCCCTAGAAAAGCATCAGGAGACCTTGTTGCCCCTGAGAAAGAACAATTCTCTGGATTTATCTTCAAAATCCAAGCGAACATGAACCCAGCTCACCGTGACCGTGTCGCCTTTGTGCGCGTGTGTTCAGGAAAGTTTGAACGAGGGATGAACGTAACCTTGCACCGTACAGGGAAAGCATTTAAGGTTTCCCAGACGCAACAATTTGTCGCCTCCTCGCGTGAAACGGTGGAAGAAGCATATGCAGGTGACATTATTGGAATATATGATCCGAACGTCTATCGCATTGGGGATACCCTAGTGGAAGGAAAGAATACGTTCGAGTACGAAGAACTTCCTCAGTTCCCGCCAGAACTGTTCAAGCGCGCTACAGTGAAAAACGTTATGAAATCCAAACAGTTTAAGAAAGGGATGGAGCAGCTCGTACAAGAAGGTGCCATCCAATTGTTCAGAGGAGCCAAAATGGATGAATATATCGTTGGGGCTGTTGGAGAGCTTCAATATGATGTATTTGAATACCGTCTTAAAAATGAATATAACGTTGAAGTGATCTTTGAAACAATTGGGGAACGAATACCACGCTGGTTGAAGGAAGAACAAGTTGACTATTCCTTGTTTGATGATCGTAGTAAGCTTGTGAAAGACCGAGAAGGAAATCACTTAGCTCTCTTCAAGAACGATTTCTCCTTGCGCTGGTTTAAGGACAAACACCCTGATATTGAATTAATTGATTTGTTTGAGAGTAACGAATACAGTCAATAG
- a CDS encoding ATP-binding protein, translating into MPNYFRKSIRRQYLFMMMTVLIVAVIGVCSLYVVEKGMKSAYLEKRDTLTNEMSVISEVEDSFGDMILRIRGYIALQNEAELQKGEEAYKELSLALREFDAMDTSPNEEAVMNEIRAFTANYWDELVPQVRNLVNQEDYEGIQDISTSGATDTINELYGQLGDLEANKSEQIAEAHNTLMNRLDYTSFSMILFIALLLAVLSLATKNMSRRIGVPLQELSLASERIAAGDEVQLEAYRREDELGTLSRAFSHMARIIQERETDLQAHNEELMAQQDELTEQQERLEHSLNDVRNLNTAINEATILSIIDLKGKAIYVNDKFCEVSKYSTDELIGKDRWMLNSEYHEDSFFKTMSQTISKGGTWKGEVRNQAKDGTYYWVDTTIVPYKDEEDKIEKYVIIQFDITKIKEAEADLMGLLEQSNRQQERLHHFNELNHALSITLEKGPLMDKVLQQLSQIFDFEKGLLYLEESDDVASMGIHSNDVERFMAHRDTNLAVRLKETGKPHIVTRQASPEEQGYLSSTVLVYDAYAPIFDSDGTLVAVFVCTRIGLPFRDEELDELIGVLNRVSLSFEKIFLYEETEANRQLNQDVIDNVNEAIQFVDSNGELVQLNDKLQDLIPISTDNTNMKFEEWLQQFESRTDDPEQLRTHFYDSTFTIIETPTSFRFELHVPHRRVIEAYAQTIFRHQTKVGTLFVHRDITSEYEVDQMKSELVSTVSHELRTPLASVLGFTELMLKRELKPERQKRYLETIHKEADRLTNLINDFLDVQRMEAGKQTYEKQEVNLAEVASEVLEGFRVNHNNHRFEIYDHSSSHIVHADRSKMIQLYTNLISNAVKFSPNGGDVIVSLTNNEESLYIHIADDGLGIPDGELPKLFKKFHRIDNSDRRKIGGTGLGLSICKEIVEAHGGKISVRSEIGEGSVFTIQLPLQHRAVTRQPTGEVDHQLPLVMVVEDDYSLSLLFKDELQDAGMNVLHCTSGESALHALKDSKPDAFVVDVMLGDGMNGWEFIEQVKEHPNLSRVPIVVSTALDEQLRGEKLGVHQYLTKPYPPNKLATALLHTLLKEEKQGQIMVLDQETRSDS; encoded by the coding sequence ATGCCTAATTATTTCAGAAAGAGTATACGTAGACAGTACTTATTTATGATGATGACTGTATTAATTGTAGCAGTCATTGGAGTATGCAGTCTGTACGTTGTAGAAAAAGGGATGAAGTCTGCTTATTTAGAGAAAAGGGATACACTGACGAATGAGATGTCTGTTATAAGTGAAGTGGAAGATTCGTTTGGGGATATGATTCTTAGAATCCGGGGATACATAGCCTTACAAAACGAAGCTGAGCTTCAAAAAGGGGAAGAGGCCTATAAGGAGCTGTCCCTTGCATTACGGGAATTTGATGCCATGGATACATCTCCAAATGAAGAAGCTGTTATGAATGAAATTCGTGCATTCACTGCGAATTACTGGGATGAACTAGTACCTCAAGTAAGGAACCTCGTCAATCAAGAAGATTATGAAGGTATTCAAGACATTTCAACTTCTGGTGCAACAGACACGATTAACGAGCTGTATGGGCAGTTAGGGGACCTTGAAGCGAACAAGAGTGAACAAATTGCTGAGGCTCATAACACGTTAATGAACCGTCTTGATTACACCTCGTTTTCTATGATTCTATTTATTGCTCTTCTATTAGCCGTTCTAAGTCTGGCGACGAAAAATATGTCTCGCCGAATCGGGGTTCCATTGCAAGAGTTATCCTTAGCATCGGAACGGATAGCAGCTGGAGATGAGGTTCAACTAGAAGCGTATAGACGAGAAGATGAACTTGGCACGTTAAGTCGTGCTTTCTCACACATGGCTAGGATTATCCAAGAACGTGAGACAGATCTACAGGCTCATAACGAAGAGTTAATGGCTCAACAAGATGAATTAACGGAACAACAAGAGCGATTGGAACACTCCTTGAACGATGTTCGTAACTTGAATACTGCGATAAACGAAGCAACGATTCTATCAATTATCGACTTAAAAGGAAAAGCTATTTATGTGAATGATAAGTTCTGTGAGGTTTCGAAATATAGTACGGATGAGTTAATTGGGAAAGACCGATGGATGTTAAATTCTGAATACCACGAGGACTCTTTCTTTAAGACCATGTCTCAAACGATTAGTAAAGGTGGTACTTGGAAGGGAGAAGTGAGGAATCAAGCCAAGGATGGAACCTACTATTGGGTAGATACAACAATTGTTCCTTATAAAGATGAAGAGGATAAGATTGAGAAATATGTCATCATTCAATTCGACATTACAAAGATTAAAGAGGCGGAAGCTGATTTAATGGGGCTCCTCGAACAATCAAATCGACAACAAGAGCGGCTCCATCACTTTAATGAATTGAATCATGCCCTCTCTATCACCCTTGAGAAGGGGCCTTTGATGGATAAAGTGTTGCAACAGCTATCTCAAATTTTCGACTTTGAGAAAGGGTTACTTTACCTTGAAGAGTCTGATGATGTGGCTTCTATGGGAATTCATTCTAACGATGTGGAACGGTTTATGGCCCATCGGGATACCAATCTTGCCGTACGTCTAAAGGAAACGGGGAAACCGCATATTGTGACAAGACAAGCAAGCCCCGAAGAACAAGGTTATTTATCTTCTACAGTTCTTGTTTACGATGCTTACGCGCCGATTTTTGATTCGGACGGTACACTGGTGGCTGTCTTTGTCTGTACTAGAATTGGGTTGCCTTTCCGAGATGAAGAGCTTGATGAACTTATTGGGGTATTAAACCGGGTTTCTTTATCATTTGAGAAGATCTTCTTATATGAAGAGACAGAAGCAAATCGCCAGTTAAACCAAGATGTTATTGATAATGTAAACGAAGCGATTCAATTCGTGGATAGCAATGGAGAACTTGTCCAACTGAATGATAAGCTTCAAGATCTAATCCCTATATCCACTGACAATACGAACATGAAGTTTGAGGAATGGTTGCAACAATTTGAAAGCCGAACGGACGACCCTGAACAATTGCGAACGCATTTCTATGATTCTACATTTACAATTATAGAGACTCCTACGTCGTTTAGATTTGAGCTTCATGTTCCACATCGCCGTGTGATTGAAGCGTATGCTCAAACCATTTTCAGGCATCAGACGAAAGTAGGGACGTTATTTGTCCACCGAGATATTACCTCTGAGTACGAGGTAGACCAAATGAAATCTGAACTCGTAAGCACCGTAAGTCATGAATTGCGTACACCATTAGCAAGTGTGTTAGGATTTACAGAGTTGATGTTGAAGCGAGAATTGAAACCTGAGCGTCAAAAGCGTTATTTAGAAACCATCCATAAAGAAGCGGACCGACTCACGAACCTAATCAATGACTTCTTAGACGTCCAACGCATGGAAGCTGGTAAGCAAACATACGAGAAACAGGAAGTAAATCTAGCTGAAGTTGCGAGCGAGGTGCTAGAAGGGTTTAGAGTAAATCATAACAATCATCGTTTTGAGATTTATGACCATTCCTCTAGTCATATCGTACACGCAGACCGTTCAAAAATGATCCAGCTTTATACCAACTTGATTAGCAACGCAGTGAAATTCTCACCAAACGGAGGAGATGTAATTGTCTCTCTAACGAACAATGAGGAATCGTTGTACATTCATATTGCGGATGATGGGCTAGGTATACCTGATGGTGAATTGCCGAAGCTATTTAAGAAATTCCATCGTATCGACAACTCAGATCGAAGAAAGATTGGTGGCACTGGTCTTGGACTCTCAATTTGTAAAGAAATTGTTGAAGCACATGGTGGGAAAATTTCAGTTCGCTCAGAAATTGGTGAAGGTAGTGTATTTACAATTCAACTCCCATTGCAGCATCGTGCTGTTACACGACAACCTACAGGAGAAGTTGACCATCAGCTCCCGCTCGTGATGGTGGTAGAAGACGATTATAGTCTTTCTCTCTTATTTAAAGACGAACTACAAGATGCAGGGATGAATGTCTTGCATTGCACGTCAGGTGAATCCGCCTTGCATGCTCTTAAAGATTCCAAACCAGATGCATTTGTAGTTGATGTGATGTTAGGTGATGGAATGAACGGATGGGAGTTTATCGAACAAGTGAAAGAGCATCCAAACTTAAGCCGCGTGCCAATTGTTGTCTCAACTGCACTCGATGAGCAGCTTCGTGGTGAAAAGCTTGGAGTTCATCAATATTTAACAAAGCCTTATCCACCAAATAAGCTGGCCACTGCTCTCTTGCATACGTTGCTTAAAGAAGAGAAGCAAGGCCAAATTATGGTATTGGATCAAGAAACGCGAAGTGATTCTTAA
- a CDS encoding response regulator yields the protein MKRILLADDEEVLRMLIVDTLEDEGYEIDEAEDGREALEKAGSGDYDLIILDYMMPEYTGIEVAKQIRNMDSHQDIQILMLSAKNQQSDIETSQEAGINYYMAKPFSPLQLLDLVEEILNA from the coding sequence ATGAAACGAATACTATTAGCGGATGATGAAGAAGTCTTGCGTATGTTGATTGTTGATACATTGGAAGACGAAGGTTATGAAATAGATGAAGCGGAAGATGGAAGGGAAGCGCTTGAGAAGGCGGGTTCAGGAGATTATGATTTAATTATTTTAGATTATATGATGCCTGAGTATACAGGCATTGAAGTGGCTAAGCAGATTCGGAATATGGATAGTCATCAAGACATTCAAATTCTGATGCTTAGCGCTAAGAACCAGCAAAGTGATATTGAGACTTCACAGGAAGCTGGGATTAACTATTATATGGCTAAACCGTTCAGTCCTCTTCAATTGCTAGACCTAGTGGAGGAAATTCTGAATGCCTAA
- a CDS encoding diguanylate cyclase, whose product MKKYQMKFVQRLKNTLGDWEGRPTVMKEEIYQFLHSIKGTAASIGLPELTNVAETLLNHLVVLTKQIWEVREWQALIEPVSEYIRTYEDVLTPEIQTPLRNQLPDQPLILVIEDEVQMLALLKEELENEQYAVLLATNVEKAVEIFYSQKPDYVLLDMYLESESGFEVLEQIVEKAKQLLIPIMVISADDSKYMRMNVYRAGGFDFFPKPIEVDELKVLLKARLEHRKLLTRQILLDELTGAYNRKFLHDELERQVAEYERNNIDFSLAILDIDKFKSVNDTYGHDVGDNVLSTFSSLVLTYKRKGDFFIRYGGEEFMVLMPQTKVEEGKWGISRLLNVFQQEVFHGATEDFSCTFSSGVVSYRNHESVESMIKRADQLLYEAKSNGRNQIRTEEDLPLVIDHTIDQTLRIGIIDDDPVIHDVLRDHLQNVQFDGYKTEVKSFLGGASFFDSNWHKQGGKFVLLLDGVMPDMDGLDVLERMRNECDVKDFVIIMLTGRKEDKDIVRALELGADDYLTKPFNIHELEIRVKRLADRMLMLT is encoded by the coding sequence TTGAAGAAGTATCAGATGAAGTTTGTACAACGTCTCAAAAATACGCTAGGAGACTGGGAAGGGCGTCCAACTGTCATGAAAGAGGAAATATATCAATTTCTTCATTCCATCAAAGGGACAGCAGCCTCTATAGGGTTACCTGAGCTGACAAACGTTGCTGAAACGTTGTTGAATCATTTGGTGGTACTGACAAAGCAAATATGGGAAGTAAGGGAATGGCAAGCTCTTATTGAACCTGTTTCAGAGTATATTCGTACGTATGAAGATGTATTAACCCCTGAAATACAAACTCCTCTCCGAAATCAGCTTCCAGATCAACCTCTTATTCTTGTAATCGAGGATGAGGTACAGATGCTTGCGTTATTAAAGGAAGAATTGGAGAATGAACAATATGCGGTTCTCTTGGCTACGAATGTGGAAAAGGCGGTCGAAATCTTCTATAGTCAGAAGCCTGATTATGTGTTGTTAGATATGTATTTGGAGTCTGAGAGTGGTTTTGAAGTGCTTGAACAAATTGTCGAGAAAGCGAAGCAGTTGCTTATACCCATTATGGTCATTAGTGCAGACGATTCGAAGTACATGAGGATGAATGTTTATAGGGCAGGAGGATTTGATTTCTTCCCGAAACCAATAGAAGTGGATGAGTTAAAGGTGTTGCTGAAGGCAAGGCTAGAACACCGTAAGTTGTTAACTAGACAAATCCTCTTAGATGAACTTACAGGCGCGTACAATCGTAAATTTCTACATGACGAATTAGAGCGTCAAGTGGCAGAGTATGAGCGGAACAACATTGATTTCTCACTAGCTATACTCGATATTGACAAGTTTAAATCCGTAAACGATACGTATGGGCATGATGTAGGGGATAACGTGTTGTCTACATTCAGCTCCCTTGTTCTTACATACAAACGTAAAGGTGACTTCTTCATTCGGTATGGCGGAGAAGAATTCATGGTATTGATGCCACAGACGAAGGTTGAAGAAGGGAAATGGGGCATCTCGAGATTATTGAATGTTTTCCAACAGGAAGTTTTCCACGGTGCTACTGAAGACTTCTCTTGTACCTTTTCTAGTGGGGTAGTGTCATATCGTAATCACGAGTCAGTAGAATCTATGATTAAGAGAGCAGACCAACTTCTATATGAAGCCAAATCGAATGGGCGCAACCAAATTCGAACAGAGGAAGACCTTCCTCTTGTTATCGACCATACGATTGACCAGACGCTTCGCATAGGCATTATTGATGATGACCCTGTTATTCACGATGTTCTTCGAGACCATTTGCAGAATGTACAATTTGATGGGTATAAAACGGAAGTGAAATCGTTCCTCGGAGGCGCATCGTTCTTTGACTCAAACTGGCATAAGCAAGGTGGGAAATTTGTGTTGTTGCTAGATGGAGTCATGCCAGATATGGATGGTCTTGATGTTCTAGAGAGAATGAGGAATGAGTGTGACGTAAAAGACTTTGTTATTATTATGTTGACCGGCAGGAAAGAAGATAAAGATATTGTAAGGGCACTAGAGTTAGGTGCAGATGATTATTTAACTAAACCGTTTAATATTCATGAGTTAGAGATACGTGTGAAGCGACTAGCTGATCGTATGTTAATGCTTACGTAG
- a CDS encoding PDZ domain-containing protein: MFDWFIEILKGVGKFFLNPITYWSIVIVLLTSIRRIKLERKDFGTRIFDPFAEWSHTWFISMVTGAILSVLIVGTGFVVSLEMMVAISIAMLVSSLWTRFHLLSPAYTIFLAGLLLWGASYVEVTFMPTSWTTNWEGYELAPVVILLGLLLLYEGMLMVRQPYDQSYPQYVKSSRGKLIGQHRIKKFSVLPLFFIVPGGALTSFAPWWPLFNLGGNEYGLIALPMYIGFEQVFRGFAPEEGAKRLGKQVIGLSVITTVLGVVGLWLSPMYMMISLLVVFLLRVAIAYVLYKKDRGISPFFTPRSEGLPVLGIIPGSPAHKMGILIGERIEKVNGLSVYDEESFYHALQANRAFTKVDVRDSNGEIRFTQQAMYEGDHHELGLLFVKEKKRRDDVR, translated from the coding sequence ATGTTTGATTGGTTCATCGAGATTTTGAAAGGGGTTGGAAAGTTCTTTTTAAACCCTATTACATATTGGTCGATTGTGATTGTACTGTTAACGTCGATTCGACGGATTAAATTAGAGCGAAAAGACTTTGGTACAAGAATTTTCGACCCATTTGCGGAATGGAGCCATACTTGGTTCATTAGTATGGTAACGGGTGCGATTCTTTCTGTTTTAATAGTTGGAACAGGATTTGTCGTCTCGCTAGAAATGATGGTAGCGATCAGTATTGCAATGTTGGTTAGTTCATTATGGACTCGTTTTCACTTGTTGTCCCCGGCCTACACAATCTTCCTTGCAGGTCTCCTCCTTTGGGGGGCTTCTTATGTAGAGGTTACGTTTATGCCGACATCGTGGACTACCAATTGGGAAGGTTATGAACTAGCCCCTGTTGTCATTCTACTTGGACTACTCCTTCTCTATGAAGGAATGCTTATGGTTCGTCAACCCTATGACCAGAGTTATCCTCAATACGTGAAGAGTAGCCGAGGCAAACTGATTGGTCAGCATCGCATTAAGAAATTTAGCGTGTTGCCGTTATTCTTCATCGTGCCAGGTGGGGCGTTGACATCGTTTGCACCGTGGTGGCCGTTATTTAACTTAGGCGGAAATGAATATGGGCTTATCGCGCTCCCGATGTACATTGGATTTGAGCAAGTGTTCCGAGGGTTCGCGCCTGAAGAAGGGGCGAAGCGATTAGGTAAACAAGTAATTGGCTTAAGTGTGATCACAACAGTGCTAGGGGTTGTGGGTCTATGGCTTTCCCCTATGTATATGATGATAAGCCTTCTGGTTGTTTTCCTGTTAAGGGTCGCCATTGCTTATGTACTCTATAAGAAAGATCGTGGAATCTCACCATTCTTTACACCTCGGTCTGAAGGATTGCCTGTGCTTGGAATCATTCCGGGCTCTCCAGCCCACAAAATGGGTATCCTAATTGGGGAACGTATTGAGAAGGTGAATGGATTGTCTGTTTATGATGAAGAGAGCTTCTATCATGCATTGCAGGCAAATCGAGCGTTTACCAAAGTCGATGTACGTGATTCGAACGGAGAAATTCGATTTACTCAGCAAGCTATGTATGAGGGCGACCATCATGAGCTCGGTTTATTATTTGTTAAAGAGAAGAAACGTCGTGATGATGTACGCTAA